The following are encoded in a window of Acidobacteriota bacterium genomic DNA:
- a CDS encoding DUF885 domain-containing protein: MKKMMIFLTMLAVCAFGWNTLSAQQTAEDGKFKKFLDNYFDAYFKFFPTSGTLAGYYKYNDTLEDFSSRAVDRFHDALDGFNQEIVAKIDKTKLSPEGQIDYDIMVTALERVYIDFENLLPWEYNPLYYNAIFINSVHSVLTGDFAPLDARVKSAAERCKQIPNLVRRAKDNLKTPAQIYTETAIEQMPAILAFFRDEAPALAQGAAGSAAFTVEQAKAVAALEDYLNFLKTEVLPRSTGNFRWAEAHTRLMRLLVQGNLTQDELVARSRADFNNIRREMLLVAISFHKIMYPEIDIERLQKPEEEMRDYIIQNVFNKIQTEHAPRDGFIAAIQKAADGVRQFLTEKNLVELPADTLAIETMPAYFRGIAMNRLILPGPFQAAGSSTFQIAPIPEGWSAEKAEAFLREYNDFFIDFFTVQRVFPGMFVPAIVNFKTGSLVRKAAPNQALLRGWPVYIEEMLVTNGYKDFDLRVRLNQLKLMLKNVIDFQMELNIHQGEMTKEQVVTYMTRRGFQTEAEAENKWNHILLNPGDAALAYIGFQEILDLEKDYKAVKGADFEARDFLKALLNHGAVPLRTLKMKLTQ; the protein is encoded by the coding sequence ATGAAGAAAATGATGATCTTTCTGACGATGCTGGCCGTATGCGCTTTCGGCTGGAACACGCTATCGGCCCAACAGACGGCCGAGGACGGCAAGTTCAAGAAATTCCTGGATAACTACTTTGATGCCTATTTCAAGTTTTTCCCGACGTCCGGGACCCTGGCCGGCTACTACAAGTACAATGATACGCTCGAGGATTTCAGCAGCCGCGCGGTCGACAGGTTCCATGATGCGCTGGACGGCTTCAATCAGGAAATCGTGGCCAAGATCGACAAGACCAAGCTCTCTCCCGAAGGCCAGATCGATTATGACATCATGGTGACAGCCCTCGAGAGGGTTTACATCGATTTCGAAAACCTCCTGCCCTGGGAATACAACCCCCTGTATTACAACGCGATTTTCATCAACAGCGTCCACAGCGTTTTGACCGGAGACTTCGCGCCCCTGGATGCCCGCGTCAAGAGCGCCGCGGAACGATGCAAACAGATTCCGAATCTGGTCCGGCGGGCCAAAGACAATTTGAAAACACCGGCCCAGATCTACACCGAGACCGCCATCGAGCAAATGCCTGCGATTCTCGCCTTCTTCCGGGACGAAGCCCCCGCACTGGCCCAAGGCGCCGCCGGTTCCGCCGCCTTCACCGTGGAGCAGGCCAAGGCCGTCGCGGCTCTCGAAGATTACCTGAACTTTCTCAAGACCGAAGTCCTCCCCCGTTCGACCGGAAATTTCCGCTGGGCGGAGGCCCACACCCGCCTGATGCGTCTCCTGGTCCAGGGCAACCTGACCCAGGACGAACTTGTGGCCCGGTCCCGCGCCGACTTCAACAACATCCGCCGGGAAATGCTGCTTGTGGCCATCTCTTTCCATAAGATCATGTATCCCGAAATCGACATCGAACGGCTGCAGAAGCCTGAAGAGGAAATGAGGGACTACATCATCCAGAATGTGTTCAACAAGATCCAGACCGAACACGCCCCCCGGGACGGATTCATCGCCGCAATCCAAAAGGCGGCCGACGGCGTCCGGCAGTTCCTTACGGAAAAGAATCTCGTCGAGCTTCCGGCCGACACGCTGGCCATCGAGACCATGCCGGCCTATTTCCGGGGCATCGCCATGAATCGGTTGATCCTTCCCGGGCCTTTCCAGGCCGCCGGTTCCTCCACGTTCCAGATTGCTCCCATTCCGGAAGGCTGGAGCGCCGAAAAGGCCGAAGCCTTCCTCCGGGAATATAACGATTTCTTCATCGATTTCTTCACCGTGCAGAGAGTCTTCCCCGGAATGTTCGTTCCCGCCATTGTCAACTTCAAGACCGGCTCTCTCGTTCGCAAAGCCGCCCCCAATCAGGCCCTTCTAAGGGGCTGGCCCGTGTACATCGAAGAAATGCTCGTGACCAACGGGTATAAGGATTTCGATCTGCGGGTCCGCCTGAACCAGCTCAAGCTCATGCTCAAGAACGTCATCGACTTCCAGATGGAACTCAATATCCATCAGGGCGAAATGACCAAGGAGCAGGTCGTCACTTATATGACCCGCCGGGGATTCCAGACTGAAGCGGAAGCCGAAAACAAGTGGAATCACATCCTCCTCAACCCGGGAGATGCGGCTCTGGCCTATATCGGTTTTCAGGAAATCCTCGACCTTGAGAAGGATTACAAAGCCGTCAAGGGCGCCGATTTCGAAGCCCGGGACTTCCTCAAGGCCCTTCTCAACCACGGCGCGGTGCCGTTGAGAACTCTGAAAATGAAACTCACCCAATAA
- the cyaB gene encoding class IV adenylate cyclase: MIETEVKLAVADLRQIRGKLLAAGAVLERERLFEENILYDSPEGHLKEAGAALRLRTVGKKTRMTFKGPLQKARSFKVREEYETGLHDRGQMRKILKSLGFRPVIRYAKHRTAFRKGRLKICLDETAAGIFLELEGRRHEIVRFARALGYSRKDFITLDYIRLLGLDRRSE, from the coding sequence GTGATTGAGACCGAAGTCAAGCTGGCCGTCGCCGATCTCCGGCAGATCCGGGGGAAGCTTCTTGCCGCGGGGGCCGTCCTGGAAAGGGAGCGTCTTTTCGAAGAGAACATCCTCTATGATTCTCCGGAGGGACATCTCAAGGAGGCCGGCGCGGCCCTGAGGTTGAGAACGGTCGGGAAAAAAACCCGGATGACATTCAAGGGACCGCTTCAAAAGGCCCGCTCGTTCAAAGTGAGGGAAGAGTACGAAACCGGCCTCCACGATCGCGGGCAGATGAGAAAAATCCTGAAATCCCTGGGATTCCGCCCCGTCATCCGTTACGCCAAACATCGGACGGCTTTCCGCAAGGGACGCCTGAAAATCTGTCTGGACGAAACCGCGGCGGGGATTTTCCTGGAACTCGAGGGCCGGCGGCATGAGATCGTCCGCTTCGCCCGAGCCTTGGGCTACTCCCGAAAAGATTTCATCACCCTCGATTATATCCGTCTGCTTGGTCTGGACCGCCGATCGGAATAA
- a CDS encoding TatD family hydrolase gives MIDPEEIPDASGLVDSHAHLDMEEFDTDRDDVIRRAFQAGLRAILCPADLIHPESLEKVLSMARNHAVVAAAGVHPHQASSFRDAHERQIEDLAQNGAIRAVGEIGLDFHYNLSPPEVQTAVFRRQLALAQRLGLPAVIHSRNSGDALREAVEAEGFSRGGILHCFTEDPGVAEDMIARGFLISFSGILTFPGASALRETAARIPADRLLVETDAPYLTPAPFRKRVRRNEPVFAAVTAEVLAGVKNLTPAETAEITTENFFRLFPFEKPSGR, from the coding sequence ATGATCGATCCCGAGGAAATCCCCGACGCATCCGGCCTGGTGGATTCCCACGCCCACCTCGACATGGAAGAATTCGATACCGACAGGGATGACGTCATCCGGCGGGCCTTTCAGGCCGGTCTCCGGGCCATTCTCTGCCCTGCGGATCTGATTCACCCGGAAAGCCTGGAGAAAGTTTTGAGCATGGCCCGAAATCATGCCGTTGTCGCCGCGGCGGGTGTCCATCCCCATCAGGCCTCGTCATTCCGAGACGCCCATGAGCGGCAAATCGAAGATCTTGCCCAAAACGGCGCGATCCGGGCCGTCGGCGAAATCGGGCTGGATTTTCACTACAACCTGTCTCCTCCGGAAGTCCAGACCGCCGTGTTCCGCAGACAGTTGGCGCTGGCCCAAAGGCTCGGTCTCCCCGCCGTCATCCACAGCCGCAACTCGGGCGATGCGCTCCGTGAAGCCGTCGAAGCCGAAGGCTTTTCGCGCGGCGGGATTCTTCATTGTTTTACCGAGGATCCGGGCGTCGCGGAGGACATGATCGCCCGGGGTTTCCTCATTTCTTTTTCCGGAATCCTGACCTTTCCCGGCGCCTCGGCTTTGCGCGAGACGGCCGCTCGAATCCCCGCCGACCGCCTTCTGGTCGAAACGGACGCCCCCTATCTGACGCCGGCGCCTTTCCGCAAACGGGTCCGGAGAAACGAGCCGGTTTTTGCGGCCGTGACGGCTGAAGTTCTGGCCGGGGTCAAGAACCTGACGCCGGCCGAAACGGCCGAAATCACAACGGAGAATTTTTTTCGCTTGTTTCCGTTTGAAAAACCCTCGGGCCGATGA
- a CDS encoding DNA-directed RNA polymerase subunit omega translates to METFGNVDSKFRFIILASKRAKQILKGAKPKIELKSRNAVRIAQAEIMENLVEYEILPLTADDSREPEDRVLGEDGIPDDIGDGDADDHVVAGAGDDDVEDEHPEEDPAADSEDSDEDD, encoded by the coding sequence GTGGAGACCTTTGGAAATGTCGACAGCAAATTCCGATTTATCATCCTGGCTTCGAAACGGGCCAAACAGATTCTGAAAGGCGCCAAGCCCAAGATCGAATTGAAATCCCGGAATGCCGTCCGGATCGCCCAGGCCGAAATCATGGAAAACCTTGTGGAATATGAGATCCTTCCCCTGACCGCCGATGATTCCCGCGAGCCGGAAGACCGCGTTTTGGGTGAAGATGGAATTCCCGACGATATCGGCGACGGCGATGCCGACGACCACGTTGTCGCGGGGGCCGGAGACGACGACGTAGAGGATGAACATCCCGAGGAGGACCCGGCCGCCGATTCCGAGGACTCCGACGAAGACGACTAA